The DNA region TTAGCGACTGCTGCTAATTAGTGATATTCAGTAGCATTTTTCTTGAAGTGTGTGATTCTTTATTTTCAGCTTATTGTCTGTGTTATTATTTAACGCAATACAAATTGTGTGTCCGCATGGTTGTGACAGCGGCGCAGATAATGAATTCAGAGGCTGTCTGGCAGGTTATGCGTATATTAGGTATTGAAACGTCATGCGATGAGACCGGTGTGGCGATTTATGACGATCGGCAGGGCTTATTAGCCGATCAACTTTACAGTCAGGTTAAACTGCATGCGGATTACGGTGGTGTAGTACCTGAGCTGGCATCTCGCGATCACGTACGTAAAACCGTTCCTCTGATTCAGGCTGCGCTTAAGCAGGCAAATCTAACCGCCGCTGATATCGATGGTATCGCTTATACCGCCGGACCAGGTCTGGTTGGGGCTTTGTTGGTTGGTGCAACCGTTGGGCGTTCTTTGGCACTGGCGTGGAATGTTCCCGCGGTAGCGGTTCATCATATGGAAGGTCACCTGTTAGCACCAATGCTGGAAGATAATCCACCGGAGTTTCCATTTGTTGCGCTGTTGGTTTCTGGTGGACATACCCAACTAATTAGCGTTACGGGTATTGGTCAATATGAACTGTTGGGTGAGTCTATTGATGATGCCGCCGGTGAAGCATTTGATAAAACCGCTAAACTGCTGGGGCTGGATTATCCCGGTGGGCCTATGCTGTCTAAAATGGCACAACAGGGTGTTGCCGGACGTTTTACTTTTCCGCGCCCAATGACCGATCGTCCGGGCCTTGATTTTAGTTTCTCCGGTCTTAAAACGTTTGCTGCTAATACCATTCGTCAGTCCGGTGATGACGAGCAAACTAAAGCCGATATTGCCAGAGCATTTGAAGATGCGGTGGTGGATACGCTGGCAATTAAATGCCGTCGGGCGCTGGATGAAACCGGATTTAACCGCCTGGTGATGGCTGGCGGTGTCAGTGCTAACCGCACGCTGCGCAGCAAAATGGCCGATATAATGAAACAGCGTAAAGGCGAAGTATTTTATGCTCGTCCTGAGTTCTGTACCGATAATGGCGCAATGATTGCCTATGCAGGAATGGTTCGACTGAAAGCCGGTGAAGCGACAGGGCTGGAAGTATCGGTTCGTCCACGCTGGCCGCTGGATCAGTTGCCACCGGTGAGTTGATCATGGTTGAATTTGAATAACTAAATAGCTATTCCGGCCGTAAATATGTATTTGCTTAAATACAATCAGCGGCCGGAGAATTTTGTTGAATAGTTAACTTACTCTGGTTTATCGCTATCTGTGGTTTCTTCTGCTTTCTTCTTCTTAAACCGATCCCATATCTTCCCTTCCTGACCGCGCCATAACCGCTGAATATTGTCATGATGACGAATCAAAACCAGACAGGAAAGCATTGCTACCGGAAAGGTGAACTGCGGTTTAAACCACCAGGTATAAAACGGCGCAATGAGTGCACTGATAATGGCACCCAATGAGGAATAACCGCTGAGCAGCACTGTCAATAGCCAGGTCCCGGTCATTAGTCCGGTCAAATCCCAGCCTATAGGTGCAATGGCACCAAATGCAGTTGCCACACCTTTACCACCGCGAAAGTGGAAGAAAATCGGGTAGATATGTCCCAGACAGGCAACAATAGCGGTTAAGCCAAGATAAAGAGGGGAAAGGTTCAGCTTGTAGGCCACCCAAACAGGCAGCATGCCTTTTAGTACATCGAATATTAATACGGCTGCAGCTGCAGCTTTTCCGCCAATACGCAGCACATTGGTTGCACCGGGATTACCGGAACCATGCTCTCGTGGGTCGGGCAGTTTGGCGATACGACAAACCAACACTGCGCTGGATATTGATCCACATAGATAGGCGATAATGATCATGCCAAGCGCGATAGCACTCATAAACTCGATTCCATCTAATAATTGTCGTTTTACTCTCTGCTAACGTGGATAATACGCATATTCTGCCCGAAGTGGTATGCCTTAATTGAAAAACTGAGAGTGATGTTATGGATATCGTATTTATAGAACAGCTCAGCGTCATTACAACCATCGGGGTTTATGACTGGGAGCAGACGATTAAACAGAAGCTTATTTTCGATATCGAAATGGGCTGGGATAATCGCAAAGCCGCCGCCAGTGACAACGTTTGTGACTGCCTTAGCTATGCTGATGTTAGTGAAGCCGTGATTGAAAAGGTCGAAAACGAGCGTTTTGCCTTAGTTGAACGAGTAGCAGAAGAAGTTGCTGATTTATTAATGCAGCGTTTTTCTATTCCATGGATTAGGATCAAAGTGAGTAAACCGGGAGCCGTAGCAGCGGCGAAGCAGGTTGGTGTGATCATTGAACGTGGTTCACGCTTAGCCTGAAACAATAAGCCCGATGGAATGAAACTTAATGAACTGAATTCTGTCTGAGCTGCGCGGGTTATTAAAATTATTGTCTGGTAATCAGGCACAAATATTTTCTTTATCTATTTTGCAAGGGATCTATTGATGGATGGTTTTCACTCGTTGGTCGTGGCATTTATTCTCGGTGTTGTTGAGGGGTTAACCGAGTTTTTGCCGGTTTCCTCAACGGGCCATATGATTATTGTTGGTGAGCTGTTGGGTTTTTCTGGCGACACCGCATCTACATTTGAAGTAGTTATTCAGTTAGGGTCAATTCTTGCGGTCGTGGTGGTGTTTTGGCGTCGCCTGTTTGGTCTGATTGGTATTCATTTTGGTGAGGTTCCTCACGAAGGGAAAGGCAAGGGGCGCCTGACTCTGGCACATATTATTTTAGGGATGTTACCGGCGGTGATCGCTGGTTTTGCTCTGCACGATGATATTAAACAATATTTGTTTGGCGCTAAAACCGTTATGTATGCCCTGATTGCCGGCGGTTTATTGTTGATTGCTGCTGAAATGCTAAAACCTAAAGTTCCGCGTGCGGAAGGGCTGGACGATATGACGTATCGCCAGGCTTTCATTATTGGTTGTTTCCAGTGCCTGGCCCTGTGGCCTGGTTTCTCCCGTTCAGGTGCCACTATCTCCGGTGGAATGCTGATTGGCGTTAGCCGTTATGCCGCATCAGAGTTCTCTTTTATTCTGGCTGTACCGATGATGCTTGG from Limnobaculum xujianqingii includes:
- the tsaD gene encoding tRNA (adenosine(37)-N6)-threonylcarbamoyltransferase complex transferase subunit TsaD → MRILGIETSCDETGVAIYDDRQGLLADQLYSQVKLHADYGGVVPELASRDHVRKTVPLIQAALKQANLTAADIDGIAYTAGPGLVGALLVGATVGRSLALAWNVPAVAVHHMEGHLLAPMLEDNPPEFPFVALLVSGGHTQLISVTGIGQYELLGESIDDAAGEAFDKTAKLLGLDYPGGPMLSKMAQQGVAGRFTFPRPMTDRPGLDFSFSGLKTFAANTIRQSGDDEQTKADIARAFEDAVVDTLAIKCRRALDETGFNRLVMAGGVSANRTLRSKMADIMKQRKGEVFYARPEFCTDNGAMIAYAGMVRLKAGEATGLEVSVRPRWPLDQLPPVS
- the plsY gene encoding glycerol-3-phosphate 1-O-acyltransferase PlsY, which codes for MSAIALGMIIIAYLCGSISSAVLVCRIAKLPDPREHGSGNPGATNVLRIGGKAAAAAVLIFDVLKGMLPVWVAYKLNLSPLYLGLTAIVACLGHIYPIFFHFRGGKGVATAFGAIAPIGWDLTGLMTGTWLLTVLLSGYSSLGAIISALIAPFYTWWFKPQFTFPVAMLSCLVLIRHHDNIQRLWRGQEGKIWDRFKKKKAEETTDSDKPE
- the folB gene encoding bifunctional dihydroneopterin aldolase/7,8-dihydroneopterin epimerase, giving the protein MDIVFIEQLSVITTIGVYDWEQTIKQKLIFDIEMGWDNRKAAASDNVCDCLSYADVSEAVIEKVENERFALVERVAEEVADLLMQRFSIPWIRIKVSKPGAVAAAKQVGVIIERGSRLA
- the bacA gene encoding undecaprenyl-diphosphate phosphatase — protein: MDGFHSLVVAFILGVVEGLTEFLPVSSTGHMIIVGELLGFSGDTASTFEVVIQLGSILAVVVVFWRRLFGLIGIHFGEVPHEGKGKGRLTLAHIILGMLPAVIAGFALHDDIKQYLFGAKTVMYALIAGGLLLIAAEMLKPKVPRAEGLDDMTYRQAFIIGCFQCLALWPGFSRSGATISGGMLIGVSRYAASEFSFILAVPMMLGATILVLYKSMGLLVWDDLPMFAVGFFTAFVVALLAIKTFLSVIKRFSFIPFAIYRFFVAGVIYLVFF